CTCGGCGAAGCGAACGGGTACTTCGCGAGGAAGTGGGCCGCTCCGCCGTCGGCGACCTCGTTCGCCGACGACGTCGGCTACGACGCGGAGCGGTTCATCGACGACCGCACCGCGGTGGCGGTCTGGGTGGGCACCCGGGAGGAGCGATGACGAGCTCCTGGCCGCTGCCCGCCGTGATCGGCCTCGACGAGCTGGCACCGCTGCAGCGGACGCTCAGCGACGGAGCGGGCCAGAGCACCGGCATCCACCCCATCGGCGACCACCCCGGCTGGCTGGCCAAGCTCTACCGGACACCCGGCGGCCACGGCGAGGCGACCCGGCTGGACGAGCTCATCGCGCTGCCCGCAACCATCGGCGCCGACGACGCCGCGACGCTGAGCACCAGCACGTCCTGGCCGGTGGCCCGCATCACCGACGGGGACGAGCTGGTGCACGGGTGCGTGATCCCGGCCGCCCCGGACAGATTCCGCCAGGGCAGCGACGGGGAGTTCCGCGAGATCGACACGCTGGCCCGGACGGCCGACTCGTTCGCGCGGCACGGCCTCCGGGCGCCGAGCAGAGCCGACCGGCTCCGGGTCTGCCGGAACCTGGTGCGCGTGGCGGAGGTGCTCGAGCGCCACGGGCTGGTCTACTCCGACTGGTCCTACTCCAACGCCTTCTGGTGCCACGACGACGCATCGGTGTTCGTCATCGACATCGACGGGTGCGGCACCGGATCGGTCCCCAACATCGCCCAGCCCAACTGGGACGACCCGCTCACACCGCGCCCGGACGAGGCCGACTCCCGCACCGACCGGTTCCGCGTGGCGCTGCTCGTCACCCGTTGTCTCACCGGGCAACGGGATCTGACCGTGGCGCTCAACGATCTGGCCGAGTCGGACGGGCTGGGCAACCGCGGGCTGCGGGAGGTCCTGCTCGACATGCTGCTCAGCGAGGACCGCGAGCGGCGGCCCTCGCTGGCCGAGCTCGGCACCGTCCTCGCCGGCGGCCTGTACGCCCGCTTCGGATCACCACCGGCGCGCAACCAGATCCCGGAGCGGCCCGCGCCGCCACCTCCGGTCACCGTCGTGAGCGCCACCCCGGGGACGAACGTCGACTGGAAGACCACTGCCACGACACCGAGCGCGAGCAACGGCGGGCCCCAGCGGGAAACCGTGTTCCTCGGCATCTTCTTCGGTGTGGTGGTGCTGCTGCTCCTGATCGTGATCGTCGCGAACAACGCGTAGGAGGAGACGTCCATGGCCGAAGGCCCGTACACGATGAAGCAGAAGTGCCTGCCGACCTACGTCGTGATCGACGCCTCCTACTCGATGACGCCGTACCAGGACACGCTGAACCAGACGCTCGCGCGGCTGCACCGGAAGCTGGCGGGCAGCCCCAGGGTGTCCGAGTTCGCGCTCATGTCGATCATCGCGTTCTCCTCGTCGGCCCAGGTCGTGATCGAGATGACCGACATGGAGAAGATCCCGGTCATGCCCGACGTGGTGTGCAACGGCAAGACCGACTACCGCGCGGCTTTCGACCTGGTGCGCAGCCGGATCGACGTGGACGTTCCCGCGCTCAACGCGCAGGGCAAGGCGGTGCTGCGGCCCGCGATGTTCTTCCTCACCGACGGCCAGCCCACCGAACCGGGCTGGGAGGCCGCCTTCCGCGAGCTCGTGGACCCGGCCTGGAAGCGGCACCCGCACGTGATCACCTACGGGTTCGGCTCGGTGCAGAGCGAGGTGCTGAGCAAGGTCGCCACCAAGGCCGCCTTCTACGCCGAGCCGGGCACGCGCAACGACGAAGCCCTCGGCCAGGCGATCAACAGCCTGCTGAACTCGCTGGTCGCCTCCTCCCGCAGCGAGGAGATGCAGATCCCGACCGTGGCCGAGGGATACCGGACCATCCCCGTCGAGTACATGGACTGATGCCGATGACCAGCTGGGACCGCTCCGCCGTGCTGCTCGGCGCGGCATCGGTCTGCGTGGCGGCCGCGGCGGTGGTGTCGATCGCCGCGCGGCTGCCCGCCACCGAGGAACCGCCGCCCGGACGCGAAGTGCAGCAGCACGCGCCGCAAGCTCCCGACACGGAGGTGACCAGGTGAAGTGCCATCACTGCGGCCTCGACAACGACCCCAACTTCCTGCTGTGCGCGCACTGCGGCCACAAGCGGGTCATCGACCTCTCCGGCGGCGCGCAGCCGACAACCACCGCACCTGGCGCGACGCCGGGTGCCGCGACCGGAACGGACGCGACGCGCTACCTCTGCGCCGCGCTCCAGCTGGACGCAGGACTCAACGACAAGGCCCTCCAGAAGATCCTCGATGAGCAGTACCGCGCGGTGGTGTCCTCCCCCGGAGTCGACCTCGCCACGGTGCTCAAGTACGGGCTCGCCGCGCGGCGGAGGCAGCGGATCCGCGACGTGCTGATCGTGCTCCTCGCACTGATCGGGATCGGCTTCCTGTTCAGCGAGGAGCCGCAGTGGTTCACGCTGGCGCTCTTCGCCGGGTGGGCGGTCATGTTCATCGAAACCCTCTCGGCCCGCTACGGGTTCCTCTCCGCGCAGCTGCGGCGCGACGCCTTCGACCCGGCGAACGCCCCCGTGCCGAGCAATCGGCACGCCGCGGCCCGGCTGGCCGAGATCGCGGGCCAGGACCGGGGAAATCTCACGGTCTTCGCCGATTACACACCGTTCGCCGGCCACGGGGGCACCATCGACACCTGGTCGTTCACCCTCAACGTGGCCAAGGCCGTGGAGGGCGAGGACGTCGTCGAGTTCACCGTGCAGGAGTTGCACGACTTCATCGCGGGCTCGGTCCGCGACCTCGGTCTGCCCGGCGTCCTGGTCGAGGACCGGGTGTTCGTCAGCGGCCACGACCTGCTGCACGATCTCGAACCGCCGGTGCGGCAGGCGATCCTGCCCGATGAGCTGGCCGCTCCGGCCACGCACGCCGACGACGCTCTGCTCGCACGGCTGCGCGAGGACCCCGAGTGCCGGGCGCGCCCGTACCTGACCGTGCGCGTGACGGGCTGGAACGGCGATCTGGTCGTGACGATGTTCCTGCGGTTCGTGCTGTCGGC
This portion of the Saccharopolyspora antimicrobica genome encodes:
- a CDS encoding vWA domain-containing protein, with product MAEGPYTMKQKCLPTYVVIDASYSMTPYQDTLNQTLARLHRKLAGSPRVSEFALMSIIAFSSSAQVVIEMTDMEKIPVMPDVVCNGKTDYRAAFDLVRSRIDVDVPALNAQGKAVLRPAMFFLTDGQPTEPGWEAAFRELVDPAWKRHPHVITYGFGSVQSEVLSKVATKAAFYAEPGTRNDEALGQAINSLLNSLVASSRSEEMQIPTVAEGYRTIPVEYMD